A region of Maridesulfovibrio sp. DNA encodes the following proteins:
- a CDS encoding HD domain-containing protein has translation MTENSTNLKILIAGGAVRDLLLGRKPKDLDYLIASGTAEDFIADFPKARPVGKSYEIFYLKGLEFSFPRVRGKSIEETIDLDLCARDFTVNSFALDEEGELYAHPDGLYDLQNRILRPSFPETFTKDPLRVFRAATFLARFPEFSAHPELIAGMEQCAAKGLLADIAPDRIGVELRKGLCGPRPGNFLRLLIRTNCLEPWFSELSSADSIPAGPPQYHDKSVAGHTAEIMDKVAGDPLTCWMAMCHDLGKALTPPDILPSHHGHDKAGADPAKRLGSRLMLPSRFIRAGETAALLHMKAGNYRELKSGTKVDLLMKLHLNGLLENMISLCHADRDENVLEHAPADLAEILKVSLPIHERNLGEKSGEKLRNMRAMKIKAFSSKRKWI, from the coding sequence ATGACTGAAAATTCAACTAATTTAAAAATACTCATAGCCGGAGGAGCCGTTCGGGACCTGCTGCTTGGCCGTAAGCCGAAAGACCTTGACTACCTTATTGCTTCCGGAACTGCGGAAGATTTTATTGCGGACTTCCCAAAAGCCCGTCCAGTGGGCAAGTCATATGAAATCTTTTATCTGAAAGGATTAGAATTTTCCTTTCCGAGGGTCAGAGGCAAAAGCATTGAAGAAACGATAGACCTTGATCTTTGCGCCCGCGATTTCACGGTTAACAGCTTTGCCTTGGATGAAGAAGGAGAGCTTTATGCTCATCCAGACGGTTTGTATGACCTGCAAAACCGTATCCTACGCCCTTCTTTCCCGGAAACCTTCACAAAAGATCCGCTCCGTGTTTTTCGTGCAGCAACTTTTCTGGCACGCTTTCCTGAATTTTCTGCCCATCCGGAACTGATTGCAGGAATGGAACAATGCGCCGCGAAAGGTTTACTGGCGGACATAGCCCCGGACCGCATCGGCGTGGAGCTGCGCAAAGGACTCTGCGGCCCCAGACCGGGAAATTTCCTGCGTCTGCTGATCCGTACAAATTGCCTCGAACCATGGTTCAGCGAATTATCCAGTGCTGACAGCATCCCGGCAGGCCCCCCGCAATACCACGATAAATCCGTTGCCGGACATACTGCCGAGATAATGGATAAAGTTGCGGGAGATCCCCTGACCTGCTGGATGGCCATGTGCCATGATCTGGGTAAAGCTCTAACACCGCCGGACATACTCCCTTCCCACCACGGGCATGACAAAGCAGGGGCAGATCCTGCAAAAAGACTGGGCAGCAGGCTCATGCTTCCGTCAAGGTTCATCCGTGCCGGAGAGACGGCAGCTCTTTTACACATGAAAGCGGGAAATTATCGCGAACTCAAGTCTGGAACTAAGGTTGACCTACTTATGAAACTGCATTTAAACGGTCTACTGGAAAACATGATCAGCCTCTGCCATGCCGACAGGGACGAAAATGTTCTTGAGCATGCTCCAGCAGATCTGGCAGAGATACTCAAGGTATCCCTGCCGATTCATGAAAGAAATCTCGGTGAAAAATCAGGTGAAAAGCTGCGTAATATGAGAGCCATGAAAATCAAGGCCTTCAGCAGCAAAAGGAAATGGATTTAA
- a CDS encoding TVP38/TMEM64 family protein, with protein MKKKILIVIFIVVVAVIFFAFDLDRFLTLEYLKNSRQEFQFFYDRNPFLTVFSFFLVYVLVVGVNLPGATVLGLAGGALFGFTVGVLVISFASTIGATLACVFSRYLFRDYVQRRFGDRLEKVNLGIKEEGALYLFTMRLIPAIPFVIINLIMGLTPMRLGTFYWVSQLGMLPGTMVYVNAGKELGQIDSLSGIMQPGLLFSFVLLGLFPLVVKKAVGLVKARRNV; from the coding sequence ATGAAAAAGAAAATATTGATAGTTATATTTATTGTCGTTGTGGCGGTTATTTTTTTTGCCTTTGATCTGGACAGGTTCCTGACCCTTGAATATTTGAAAAATTCTCGTCAGGAGTTTCAGTTTTTTTATGATCGTAATCCGTTTTTAACTGTTTTTTCCTTTTTTTTAGTCTATGTACTTGTTGTCGGGGTAAACCTGCCGGGGGCAACTGTACTGGGACTTGCAGGTGGAGCCTTGTTCGGTTTTACCGTGGGAGTTCTGGTCATTTCATTTGCCAGCACTATCGGTGCTACTCTGGCCTGTGTCTTTTCCCGTTACCTTTTTCGGGATTACGTGCAGCGCAGGTTCGGGGACAGGTTGGAAAAAGTCAACCTCGGCATTAAGGAGGAGGGCGCACTTTATCTTTTTACCATGCGTCTTATTCCTGCCATTCCGTTTGTCATAATTAACCTGATCATGGGGCTCACTCCCATGAGGCTGGGGACTTTTTACTGGGTTTCTCAGTTGGGTATGCTGCCGGGAACCATGGTTTATGTTAATGCAGGAAAGGAGTTGGGACAGATTGATTCACTTTCCGGTATTATGCAGCCGGGATTGCTTTTTTCATTTGTCCTGCTTGGTTTGTTTCCTCTTGTGGTAAAAAAGGCGGTAGGACTTGTAAAAGCCCGTCGTAATGTATAA
- a CDS encoding cyclic nucleotide-binding domain-containing protein: MIVRTAPSIRTYHKGKIIFNEGQESKIAYMIKSGTVDIFKMIDKKKTVMGTLRRGDIFGEMSLLANQKRTASAEAASFCELVVLTEEMMNKLLKASPATVTKMLELLAKRVAATDLKTGGSEQNDSFLALATILNLAYREFAYTPSDKQREIENYKMGLSVKSYTETVKSLSVFSNLEIESFLETVFKLRLIEIKSIKKGDKSAFLERYISIKNFEQFMPNLRCLYKQMRELGANVDQRMNFMSFTDLARRTGSTPELIYKKVIKEEMPENLLFFNREKAMEWRKDKDSDFFKKFRRPRKALEDLESAEDIIFIDNPTLTKALEGFNYYKISVLYSALDQQGRDKLKRNIGKKVAQILLREPPADRDPNDHEVLECCDELLDIVRKLKGVK; this comes from the coding sequence ATGATTGTCAGAACTGCACCCAGCATACGAACCTACCACAAGGGTAAAATTATTTTCAATGAAGGTCAGGAAAGCAAGATTGCTTACATGATCAAGTCCGGGACTGTTGATATTTTCAAAATGATCGACAAGAAAAAGACTGTCATGGGAACCCTGCGCCGGGGTGATATCTTTGGTGAAATGTCCCTGCTTGCCAATCAGAAACGTACCGCCAGTGCGGAAGCTGCAAGTTTCTGTGAGCTTGTCGTTCTCACGGAAGAGATGATGAACAAGTTGCTCAAGGCCTCTCCGGCAACAGTAACAAAGATGCTTGAATTGCTGGCAAAAAGGGTTGCTGCAACGGATTTGAAAACCGGTGGATCTGAGCAGAATGATTCTTTTCTTGCGCTTGCGACTATCCTCAATCTCGCATACCGGGAATTCGCCTACACCCCCAGTGACAAACAGCGCGAAATTGAAAATTACAAAATGGGACTTTCGGTCAAGTCCTATACCGAAACAGTTAAAAGCCTGTCCGTTTTTTCCAATCTTGAAATTGAGTCTTTTCTGGAGACTGTTTTCAAGCTGCGCCTTATTGAGATTAAGAGTATCAAGAAGGGGGATAAAAGCGCGTTTCTCGAACGTTACATCAGCATTAAGAATTTTGAACAGTTTATGCCCAACTTACGCTGTCTTTATAAACAGATGCGGGAACTTGGTGCCAATGTTGATCAGCGCATGAATTTCATGAGTTTTACAGATCTTGCCCGGAGAACCGGCAGTACCCCGGAGCTGATTTATAAAAAGGTTATCAAGGAAGAGATGCCTGAAAACCTGCTTTTTTTTAACCGGGAAAAAGCCATGGAATGGCGTAAGGATAAGGATTCTGATTTTTTCAAGAAATTCCGCAGGCCGCGTAAGGCCTTGGAAGATCTCGAGTCCGCTGAAGATATTATTTTTATTGATAATCCTACTCTCACGAAAGCTCTTGAAGGTTTTAATTACTACAAGATCTCTGTGCTTTATTCAGCTTTGGACCAGCAGGGCAGGGATAAGCTCAAGCGCAATATCGGCAAGAAGGTTGCCCAGATCCTGTTACGGGAACCCCCGGCAGATCGTGATCCCAATGATCATGAGGTACTTGAGTGCTGTGATGAACTCCTTGATATTGTACGTAAGCTTAAGGGGGTTAAGTAA
- a CDS encoding cyclic nucleotide-binding domain-containing protein: protein MAKPQAKTFLKGEVIFREGEQGNVAYMIQSGSINIVKNIKGKRQVLATLGPGEIFGEMAIISRSVRVAGAEAASESILLVLTARLILMLLKKSHPTVFHLTRVLASRLARADRAISENRSDNLWLTFCRLLHMKHRIFQTAPRGEDAPIGITFDELSKEFSEITNAHQHEIDRLLKSAIGFNMISVNKIASHTYLTINNPDDFLVIAENLSDNINKFSGKVFMSDYVDIYDFSDMVDSNPEMIYKKIGVGDFPEDICMLHKDATSKWVEKKGEQFFREVKRKRKSIEELEGVEDIVFVDLGTLKLVFRQLGYYKLGILLAIAGEDAKKRILAAISTKIAAAISRDSRSSDAIDQSEADDVEEELVDLIREVKSSKTE, encoded by the coding sequence ATGGCTAAACCTCAAGCAAAAACTTTTCTTAAAGGTGAGGTGATTTTCAGGGAAGGCGAGCAGGGGAATGTCGCCTATATGATTCAGTCAGGATCAATTAATATTGTCAAAAATATTAAAGGTAAACGTCAAGTCTTGGCCACTCTCGGGCCCGGTGAGATTTTCGGGGAAATGGCAATCATTTCGCGAAGTGTAAGAGTGGCCGGTGCAGAGGCTGCTTCTGAGAGTATCCTGCTTGTGCTGACAGCCCGGTTGATCCTCATGCTGCTCAAGAAAAGCCATCCCACTGTTTTTCACCTGACCCGGGTGCTGGCTTCGCGCCTGGCCCGTGCCGACCGGGCCATATCGGAGAACCGTAGCGATAATTTATGGCTTACTTTTTGTCGGCTTCTTCATATGAAGCACCGGATCTTTCAGACAGCACCGCGCGGCGAAGATGCTCCAATCGGTATAACTTTTGATGAATTGTCCAAGGAATTTTCAGAAATTACCAATGCCCATCAGCATGAAATTGACCGACTTCTCAAGTCCGCAATCGGGTTCAACATGATTTCGGTTAACAAGATTGCCTCTCATACTTATCTGACCATAAACAATCCTGATGATTTTTTGGTTATTGCCGAGAATCTTTCTGATAATATCAATAAATTCAGCGGAAAAGTCTTCATGTCTGATTATGTTGATATCTATGACTTTTCAGATATGGTCGATTCCAATCCGGAAATGATTTACAAGAAAATAGGGGTTGGAGATTTTCCTGAAGATATCTGTATGCTGCATAAGGATGCCACTTCAAAGTGGGTTGAGAAAAAAGGAGAGCAGTTTTTCAGGGAAGTAAAGCGCAAGCGTAAGTCCATTGAGGAACTTGAAGGTGTTGAAGATATCGTTTTTGTTGACCTTGGAACCTTGAAACTGGTTTTCCGTCAGCTGGGATACTACAAATTGGGTATTCTGCTTGCAATTGCAGGTGAGGATGCAAAAAAACGTATTCTGGCGGCTATATCAACAAAGATAGCTGCAGCTATTTCTCGCGATTCCCGTTCATCTGACGCCATAGACCAAAGTGAAGCTGACGATGTGGAAGAAGAGCTCGTGGACCTTATCAGGGAGGTCAAGTCTTCGAAAACTGAATGA
- a CDS encoding biotin--[acetyl-CoA-carboxylase] ligase: MITRITIISGKDSSPLPKTTPENIFQSHPLWARDIESFSPWNSEDAEYRTYSTWISGSRTGVPIAVCGSCVSSLDVAWRLNSLEDLSEWGSVLAVEQNTGRGQVRREWISPPGNVYGTIKWPALPEAKPGEVRPVWNRILPLIVGYLTCNALRDLGVETQLKWPNDILIDGKKAGGILIEERGNATMVGIGLNLSYAPARELLRVDHAVPAGKINTDTMQLGPLETWVELIKYFRSNFDSIISMKKTDDFLYELADRLVWFGEEVKIVDGPEGIERGVICGLRSDGGLVIDYNGEQHEIYSGSVMPL, from the coding sequence ATGATTACTCGAATTACCATTATAAGCGGTAAGGACTCCAGTCCTCTTCCAAAGACAACTCCTGAAAATATTTTCCAGTCCCATCCTTTATGGGCGCGGGATATTGAAAGTTTCAGCCCGTGGAACAGCGAAGATGCCGAATACAGGACCTATTCAACATGGATTTCCGGTTCGCGTACCGGAGTACCTATTGCCGTTTGCGGTTCTTGCGTTTCAAGCCTGGATGTTGCATGGCGGTTGAATTCCCTTGAGGATCTTTCGGAATGGGGAAGTGTTTTGGCCGTGGAGCAGAATACCGGACGCGGACAGGTTCGCCGGGAATGGATTTCTCCTCCCGGTAATGTTTACGGAACCATCAAGTGGCCGGCACTTCCGGAAGCCAAGCCCGGTGAGGTCCGTCCGGTCTGGAACCGGATTCTGCCTCTCATTGTCGGCTACCTTACCTGTAACGCCTTACGCGATCTTGGCGTAGAAACACAGCTTAAGTGGCCCAACGATATCCTAATTGACGGAAAGAAGGCCGGCGGAATCCTCATTGAGGAACGGGGAAATGCCACTATGGTCGGTATCGGGCTGAATCTGTCCTATGCCCCTGCTCGAGAATTGCTCCGGGTTGACCATGCCGTTCCAGCCGGAAAGATAAATACCGATACCATGCAGCTAGGTCCGCTGGAAACATGGGTCGAATTGATTAAGTATTTTCGCAGTAATTTTGATTCGATTATTTCCATGAAGAAGACCGATGATTTTCTGTACGAACTTGCCGATCGTCTGGTTTGGTTCGGAGAAGAAGTGAAGATAGTGGATGGTCCTGAAGGAATTGAACGCGGCGTGATCTGCGGATTGCGGTCCGACGGAGGTCTTGTGATTGATTACAACGGTGAGCAGCATGAGATTTATTCAGGATCGGTAATGCCTTTATAA
- a CDS encoding PEP/pyruvate-binding domain-containing protein — translation MAGKTEEAVPAKEAAAAAPQKSQAKKQLEKKLILTGADIVKIGEDAELLVGGKNYNTALISQVEGIRSPQFRAVSSLAFHKLLDETKVNASVVRAVVDSEYNAVDWSSEEVNSDSEFLQKFVRSIAQVIKEESRKHTETQIQLRTFINNVVEGFATSPEGIDQLRKRSVLVQSAILSVVLPKEVETAVRDAYLSICKDAGLENEPVAVRSSAAGEDSRKKAFAGLQDTYLNIVGEDQCAEAYHWDCASAYNLRSMTYRREAILDAVTLAENTGDASIAENAKKEWAIENTSLSVCIMRMINPVISGTAFSADTATGCRGTDRKDLVSIDASYGLGEAVVGGMVTPDKFYVFQRDDGSEVVVRNMGSKDKKIVYSEKGGTKVEKVQPGAVYRWALSLAQAEEVAKGVRSISDAYGGMIMDTEFCLDAADRLWFVQARPETRWNEEFEQHPDAIFMRRLEVDPKELEEAEVVLEGNGASRGAGQGTVKYLRSALELNKIHKGDILAAERTDPDMVPGMRIASGILADVGGDTSHAAITSRELGIPAIIGIQRLEILRSLEGQEITVDGSRGKVYRGALPLIEVGGTINVSELPATKTKVGLILADVGQSLFLSRLREVPDFEVGLLRAEFMLGNVAVHPLALEAYDNGTLDKLVQDKLDELDAKLTTVMKSQLDSGLISLNINLREYVGALTGLTEEMDSMANANTARGTEEVLAMHRKLRELDKKLDHYLEHATESLYALKTSVDIEEHLRGVLGIHAGEHADSKFIYKRTESLDELPEMLAKAKENPVVLEYLKEVKALREEVAHKMGLKSEMDEVTTLRQRISDIIKSRGLRSGKENYIQTLSQGLALFAMAFYGKDIVYRTTDFKTNEYHNLLGGLLFEHHEDNPMLGYRGVSRNIHDWELEAFKLARGVFGGKNLHIMLPFVRTIEEARSMKRYLSQVHNLESGKDGLKLILMAEIPSNAVLSKEFIKEVDGFSIGSNDMTQLVLGTDRDNSSLQHIYDEEDPAVVWAILSTIFTGQKFGKKIGFCGQGVSNSVILRGVVCIAGIVSASVVPDTYLQTKLDMAAVEAENIKVSGLGDWIKARHFERLAKLMEENGYSHIIKKYKTPEDLEDWYEGEIRRHNEQLRDNMDTPREDFIRQEMDNFRGTFHKPVIYSAWDWNQTVEDAMHHAGFASFEEQDAALQEQRTKKW, via the coding sequence ATGGCTGGTAAGACGGAAGAAGCAGTTCCCGCTAAAGAAGCGGCAGCAGCAGCTCCCCAAAAGTCCCAGGCTAAAAAACAGCTTGAAAAGAAGCTGATTCTAACCGGTGCCGATATCGTTAAAATCGGTGAAGATGCAGAACTGCTGGTCGGCGGAAAGAACTATAATACCGCGCTGATAAGTCAGGTCGAGGGCATCAGGTCTCCCCAGTTCAGGGCGGTTTCATCTCTGGCATTTCATAAATTACTTGATGAGACCAAAGTTAATGCCAGTGTTGTCAGGGCTGTTGTGGACAGCGAATATAATGCTGTGGACTGGAGCAGTGAAGAAGTCAACAGCGACAGTGAATTTTTACAGAAATTTGTTCGCTCCATTGCTCAGGTCATCAAAGAAGAATCCCGCAAACATACTGAAACCCAGATTCAGCTGCGTACTTTCATCAATAACGTTGTTGAAGGTTTCGCAACTTCCCCGGAAGGAATTGACCAACTCCGTAAAAGGTCTGTACTTGTTCAGAGTGCAATCCTCTCGGTTGTTTTACCCAAGGAGGTTGAAACAGCAGTAAGGGATGCTTATCTTTCCATTTGCAAGGATGCCGGGCTTGAAAACGAACCTGTGGCAGTACGTTCTTCCGCAGCCGGTGAAGACAGCCGTAAAAAGGCTTTTGCCGGACTACAGGATACCTACCTCAATATTGTCGGCGAAGATCAGTGCGCCGAAGCCTATCATTGGGACTGCGCATCTGCATACAACCTGCGCAGCATGACTTACCGCCGTGAAGCCATTCTTGATGCAGTTACCCTTGCAGAGAATACCGGCGATGCCTCCATTGCTGAAAATGCCAAAAAAGAGTGGGCCATCGAAAACACCTCACTTTCCGTATGCATTATGCGCATGATCAACCCGGTGATTTCCGGTACTGCATTCAGTGCCGATACTGCCACCGGTTGCCGTGGAACAGACCGTAAGGATCTTGTTTCCATCGATGCAAGTTACGGCCTTGGTGAAGCTGTTGTCGGCGGGATGGTCACTCCTGATAAATTTTATGTATTCCAGCGTGATGACGGCTCTGAAGTTGTTGTCCGCAATATGGGCAGCAAGGACAAGAAAATTGTCTACAGCGAAAAGGGCGGTACCAAAGTAGAAAAAGTTCAGCCCGGTGCTGTTTACCGCTGGGCTCTTTCCCTGGCTCAGGCCGAGGAAGTAGCTAAAGGTGTGCGCTCCATCAGTGATGCATACGGCGGTATGATTATGGATACCGAGTTCTGCCTTGATGCTGCTGACCGGCTCTGGTTTGTTCAGGCGCGCCCGGAAACCCGCTGGAACGAAGAATTCGAACAGCATCCGGACGCCATTTTCATGCGCAGGCTGGAGGTTGACCCCAAAGAGCTTGAAGAAGCTGAAGTAGTACTTGAAGGTAACGGAGCATCACGCGGAGCCGGGCAGGGTACTGTTAAGTATCTGCGTTCCGCTCTTGAATTGAATAAAATTCATAAGGGCGACATTCTTGCGGCTGAACGTACCGACCCCGATATGGTGCCGGGTATGCGTATCGCTTCCGGTATTCTCGCTGATGTTGGCGGTGATACCAGTCATGCCGCTATTACCTCCCGAGAACTAGGGATTCCGGCAATCATCGGTATCCAGAGGCTTGAAATTCTGCGCTCTCTTGAAGGTCAGGAAATCACAGTCGACGGTTCCCGTGGTAAGGTTTACCGCGGTGCATTGCCTCTTATCGAGGTTGGCGGGACTATTAATGTTTCAGAACTTCCGGCTACCAAGACCAAAGTCGGCCTGATCCTCGCAGACGTGGGACAGTCTCTGTTCCTTTCCCGATTGAGGGAAGTTCCCGATTTTGAAGTCGGTCTGTTACGTGCTGAATTTATGCTCGGTAACGTGGCAGTTCATCCGTTGGCTCTTGAAGCCTACGATAACGGCACCCTTGATAAGCTGGTTCAGGATAAGCTTGATGAGCTTGATGCAAAGCTGACTACTGTCATGAAGAGTCAGCTTGATTCAGGTCTTATTTCCCTGAATATCAATCTCAGGGAATATGTTGGCGCACTGACGGGCCTGACCGAGGAAATGGATTCCATGGCCAACGCCAATACCGCCCGCGGGACCGAAGAAGTTCTGGCCATGCACCGCAAACTGCGTGAACTGGACAAAAAGCTCGATCACTATCTTGAGCATGCGACTGAAAGTCTTTATGCGCTTAAAACTTCAGTAGACATTGAGGAGCACCTGCGCGGGGTTCTCGGCATTCATGCCGGAGAACATGCTGACTCGAAATTTATCTACAAGCGTACTGAATCCCTCGATGAACTTCCGGAAATGCTTGCAAAAGCCAAAGAGAATCCTGTTGTTCTTGAGTATCTTAAAGAAGTTAAGGCCTTGCGTGAAGAAGTGGCACACAAAATGGGACTTAAGTCCGAAATGGATGAAGTTACCACACTTCGCCAGCGCATTTCGGATATTATTAAATCCCGTGGACTGCGTTCAGGTAAGGAAAACTATATTCAGACTCTGTCTCAGGGGTTGGCTCTCTTTGCCATGGCTTTCTATGGAAAAGATATTGTCTACCGGACCACTGACTTCAAGACCAACGAATATCACAACCTGCTTGGCGGTCTGCTCTTTGAGCACCATGAAGACAACCCCATGCTCGGCTATCGTGGTGTTTCCAGAAACATTCACGATTGGGAGCTGGAAGCATTCAAGCTGGCCCGTGGCGTGTTCGGTGGCAAGAACCTGCACATTATGCTGCCTTTCGTGCGCACCATTGAGGAAGCACGCAGCATGAAACGCTACCTCTCGCAGGTTCACAATCTGGAGTCCGGCAAGGACGGTCTGAAATTGATCCTTATGGCCGAGATTCCCAGTAACGCCGTGCTCAGCAAGGAATTCATCAAGGAAGTTGACGGTTTCTCCATCGGTTCAAATGATATGACCCAACTGGTACTTGGTACTGACCGAGACAACTCCAGCCTGCAGCATATCTACGATGAAGAAGATCCGGCAGTTGTCTGGGCGATCCTTTCCACTATTTTTACCGGGCAGAAGTTTGGTAAGAAAATCGGTTTCTGCGGGCAGGGGGTATCAAACAGTGTCATTCTGCGCGGTGTAGTCTGCATTGCCGGAATTGTTTCAGCTTCTGTTGTTCCCGATACTTATCTGCAGACCAAGCTGGATATGGCCGCTGTTGAGGCCGAGAACATAAAGGTCAGCGGACTTGGAGATTGGATTAAGGCCCGTCATTTCGAACGCCTTGCCAAACTCATGGAAGAAAACGGGTACAGCCATATCATCAAGAAATACAAGACACCTGAAGATCTTGAAGATTGGTACGAAGGTGAAATCAGAAGGCATAACGAGCAACTCCGTGATAACATGGACACTCCCCGTGAAGATTTCATCAGGCAGGAAATGGATAATTTCCGCGGAACATTCCACAAGCCGGTTATCTACTCTGCATGGGATTGGAACCAGACGGTAGAAGATGCCATGCACCATGCCGGTTTTGCTTCTTTTGAGGAGCAGGATGCAGCTCTTCAGGAGCAACGTACCAAAAAGTGGTAG
- a CDS encoding exosortase system-associated protein, TIGR04073 family has protein sequence MIKSRIFVKILLVAVALLSMALSGCSLNSANYVGNEENYSDRAPRKLGRGMTNILTAPLEIPNQAVDLAAENDAPAEQAAGYIGGFFVGVAYTGGRIVSGVYDIVTSPFGGPSVPTMDPDYVHSDFFEKVDNQTESFDDIWNIGAY, from the coding sequence ATGATTAAATCCAGAATATTCGTAAAAATATTGCTAGTCGCAGTTGCTCTTTTGTCAATGGCGCTCAGCGGCTGCTCCCTGAATTCTGCCAATTACGTGGGCAATGAGGAAAATTATTCTGATCGTGCTCCCCGTAAGCTGGGGAGGGGAATGACCAATATTCTTACTGCACCGCTTGAAATTCCTAATCAGGCGGTTGATCTTGCTGCTGAGAATGACGCCCCTGCGGAGCAGGCTGCAGGATATATCGGCGGTTTCTTTGTCGGTGTGGCTTACACTGGCGGTCGTATTGTTTCCGGTGTTTATGATATTGTCACTTCTCCCTTTGGCGGACCTTCAGTTCCAACAATGGATCCTGATTATGTTCATTCCGATTTCTTTGAAAAAGTTGATAACCAAACGGAATCTTTTGACGATATATGGAACATTGGAGCTTACTAG
- a CDS encoding thioredoxin domain-containing protein yields the protein MKRLLLILSVVIMVSGCANKQMLKEQIAEAIRENPQIVLDAMRENSLDLLEIVEQGFDKRAKLKRKAMLEEEIKNPFQPRIWSERPMLGNPDAPVTIVEYSDFLCPYCSKGAVVVTKLAREHPEKYRLIFKHLPMHKKSRQLAVVFEAIAQFDKEKAYMFHDLAFSRQKKLYEDKSGIELVKILKEIKVDPAKLQKIINSEKLNEYLLADEQEANKFKIDATPTFLINGVAVRGYLPADKFDQMVEMILEKTKEQLPVETPEGEICEDCLNQM from the coding sequence ATGAAGCGGTTGTTGTTGATTCTGTCGGTTGTTATCATGGTTTCAGGGTGTGCTAACAAGCAAATGCTCAAAGAGCAGATTGCAGAGGCCATCCGAGAAAACCCTCAGATTGTATTGGATGCCATGCGGGAAAACAGTCTGGATTTGCTGGAAATAGTTGAGCAGGGTTTTGATAAACGGGCAAAACTAAAACGTAAAGCAATGCTCGAAGAGGAAATCAAAAATCCGTTTCAACCCCGGATATGGTCGGAAAGACCAATGCTGGGCAATCCTGATGCACCGGTAACAATAGTAGAGTATTCTGATTTTCTTTGCCCTTACTGCAGCAAGGGTGCTGTTGTTGTCACCAAGTTGGCAAGAGAACATCCGGAAAAATATAGACTTATTTTCAAGCATCTGCCCATGCACAAAAAATCCCGACAACTCGCCGTTGTATTTGAGGCAATTGCACAGTTCGATAAGGAAAAGGCTTATATGTTTCATGATCTTGCCTTTTCACGCCAGAAGAAACTGTATGAAGATAAAAGCGGCATTGAGCTGGTAAAGATTCTGAAGGAAATCAAAGTTGATCCTGCCAAATTGCAAAAAATAATAAATTCTGAAAAGCTGAACGAATACTTGCTGGCAGACGAACAGGAAGCCAATAAATTCAAGATCGATGCTACTCCTACTTTTCTGATTAACGGAGTTGCTGTTCGGGGCTATCTTCCTGCGGATAAGTTTGACCAAATGGTCGAGATGATTCTGGAAAAGACAAAAGAACAGCTTCCGGTCGAAACTCCGGAAGGTGAAATTTGCGAAGATTGCCTGAATCAGATGTAA
- a CDS encoding class I SAM-dependent methyltransferase, with amino-acid sequence MRDINNISEPPKDLHICFGGGNFRGIGNNMIGICREKLNLQPYEKVLDIGCGIGRLAFPLLEYLSEEGGYDGFDTFPVGVKWCSENITPEFPNFRFQLVDIYSSTYNPYAQTKAADFVFPYEDNSFDLIMLNSVFTHMMPDDILNYIKEMDRVLSETGRIMATFFLVNNESNELMNQGKSVHDFFKYGIFYTADPKDPMDAVGYDEKFALNMFEQRKFKIQEIMYGNWCGRKGSHHQDVLLITR; translated from the coding sequence ATGCGCGATATCAATAATATTTCAGAGCCACCTAAAGATTTGCACATCTGTTTCGGCGGTGGAAATTTCCGTGGTATCGGGAATAATATGATCGGGATCTGCCGGGAAAAATTGAATCTGCAACCATATGAAAAGGTTCTGGACATCGGTTGCGGGATCGGCAGGTTAGCCTTTCCGTTGCTGGAATACCTTTCTGAAGAGGGGGGCTACGACGGTTTTGATACTTTCCCGGTAGGTGTTAAATGGTGTTCTGAAAATATAACTCCTGAATTTCCTAATTTCAGGTTTCAATTGGTGGATATTTACAGCTCAACGTATAATCCCTATGCCCAGACCAAAGCAGCTGATTTTGTTTTTCCTTATGAAGATAATTCTTTTGACCTCATAATGCTCAATTCCGTTTTCACTCACATGATGCCGGATGATATCCTTAACTATATTAAAGAAATGGATCGTGTTTTAAGTGAAACCGGACGTATTATGGCTACTTTTTTTCTTGTTAACAATGAATCGAACGAACTTATGAATCAGGGCAAAAGCGTCCACGATTTTTTTAAGTACGGTATTTTTTATACTGCTGACCCTAAAGATCCCATGGATGCGGTTGGTTATGATGAAAAATTTGCGTTAAATATGTTTGAACAGCGAAAATTCAAGATACAAGAAATAATGTACGGAAACTGGTGCGGAAGGAAGGGAAGTCATCATCAGGATGTGCTTTTGATTACCCGCTAA